The window TCTTGTCAGAAAGTACTAGATCGACACTTTTCGACTATATTCGGTCATGGAATTGTCATCGCCGTCCATCACTGCCATCGTCATCTTCGGTGATGAGTGCTAGTTAAAGAGAGAATGAGAAAGGCAAGAACGTGAGaacagagagaaagaagaaaggaaaatgagaagaaaaagaaatatttatatgtctAGGGTTACAATATTTCTAAGttataaagaatattttagttttatcaaattttaaagctaTTCCCTCAGCCATGGAATAGCAAATACCATGGAGGGCTTAGGTTTAGTTAAGCCTAAGTTTTACCCTATTTTAAGAAATAGCTATTATTAATAATAGCTATTTCTTATGGCAATTGCTTACTAAATGGGGTAAAGAGAAAACATGGGAATAGATAGGGAATAGTTAGCTATTCCCTATACCAAATATACAGTAAATGTCCAACAAATACCTTTTATGTACAAGTGAAAAGTGACAAATATACAACCAATGCCTAgaaaaaacacaaagaaacTACATGGCAGCTGATAGTATTAAACCACCATATATACTACAATTGACCGATCACAAGTTGACAACACAaatgttaattattaaatCCAAGTAGAATAACTGACTCACATTGACACTACTACTCCTTCCAAAACATGTATACATCACTAGTGAAAATACTCTGTTGCTTCCATTCGTACTTGAATTAATTGGTTTCTTTGGTTATTTCTTATTGTGTTTCTTTCACTCGGATTTTTGTCAACAACAATGGATTTTGTTGAGGTAAAAGGAGTAGCAAGGAATGGTTTAACGATGGAATGGATCAAACTTAAGACTATTGGCAAAGGTTCGTATGGATTGGTTCACTTGGTTAAACCAATAAAGCCTATTTTTTATCAAGTTTTGGCTGTGAAATCTTGTCTTTACCAAGATTCCTTTTCACTTCGAAAGGAACAACATATCCTTAAAGAATTTGTTGGTTGTCGTAATATTGTTCCATGCTTTGGTGATATGTTGAGCACTGATCAAGAAGGGGCGCTGGTTTACAACTTGTTTCTTGAATATGTTCTTGCTGGAAGTCTTTTGgatttcataatcaattaaaatggGGGTAACATTTTGGAATGTGATGCCCATTGTACACAAGAATGCTGGTTGAAGGGATTCAAGATATTCATGAGAGAGACTATGTTCATTGTGATCTCATGCCAAAAAATATCCTTGTTTATTCTTCTGATTAGTATGGTTTGTTGAAGCTAATACTTGTATGCAACTTGCAATAGCAGTTTAACACTTGTCTAAACTCAACTTTAGTCCTTACCAGCTATTATTCCTCTCAGCTTATGTATTTACGTGTGCTTGCTTAGTTCTTAATGCATTTTAACACTTGTCTTATGCATGTGACCAAGTGTTGTAGTCTATTATCCACGTATGAACCTATTGTACTTAAATGTCTTTAGTAACTAGTAATGAATTGGATGAACTTTAGTTTTTTGCTTTGCATATTTTATTCATCCCTGTTTTTCCTTGCCTGTAACAGAGGCTACATCATACAGCCATATCTCGACTTCTTCTAAATCACAACATGATATTATAGCCCAATTTAAGCTCCTAAGGGACCAAAACTCTAAATATCACCACAAAATCTTCCAAATAACAACTTATCATGAGCAAGGCAAATAGTAGTACCTTCTCTCATCAAACACCATTAACCTTTAATAGAGCCAACTACTTTATTTGGTTCTGTAAAAGTGAGAGCCTACATGAGGGCCTACGACCTTTGGGGTATGGTTGAAGCAAAACATGGAGCGAGACAAATGTAAGTCTTGAATGCATTAAAGGAGTTTGAGGTCTTGAAGATAAAGGACAATGAAGCTATGAAGGACTGTAGAGATAAGCTTATGAAAGTAACAAATCAAGTGAAATTGTTAGGAGAAAATTTGTCTGATGTGTTCTTACTCGAGAGATTTGAAGCTAAAATCTCTCCATTGGAAGAGTCAAAGGATATCTCCAAATTGACACTTATTGAAGTCATGACTCCTCTCCAAGCTACAGAGCATAGAAAATCAATACACATGGACAATAACACAGAAAATGCTTTGATGGCCAAGTTCAAAGTCAAAGGTGCTTTGCAATCTGAAAATCCTTAAATAGAAAAGGCATGTAATGAGTTTAGACATGCGAAAAAGGTTTACAAGAATAAACCTAAGATGCAAGAAAAGCCAACTCAAACAGAAGAAAAGACTAATGTAAAGGAAGAGCATTTGttcatggttatgaacaaagcCAAAGCTCCAACTTCAAAGGAATGAGCTGATGTTTCACAAGCAAGTATTAAGGAGGAGTGTTGAAGCTAATACTTGCATGCAACCTGTAGTAGCAGTTTAAACTCAACTTAAGTCCTTACCAGTTATTACTCCTCTCAGCTTATGTATTTACTTGTTGTTATGCACGCGTAGTTTTTAATGCATGTGACCAAGTGTTGTAAGCTATTATCCACGTATGAACCTATTGTACTTAAATGTCTTTAGCAACCACTAATGAATTAGATGAACTTTAGTTCTTTGCTTTGCATAATTTATTCATCCTTGTTTTCTTTACCTGTAACAAAGGCTGCATCATGCAGCCATATCTCGATTTCTTCCAAATCACAACATGGTTCCCTTAGCAATCTAAAGATTGCTAATTTTGGTTTGGCTAAGCAACTTGGAGAAAGAGATATGCCAGATCAGGTAGAACCTTGGATGCCAAATTTTCCAAGTATAACACTTTACATGCCATCAGAATATgttaaagaaaggaaaatcagTGCTTCGATAGATATATGGTCTTTAAGGTGTATTATTCTTGAGATGATCATTGGAAAACTACCATGGGGATATCAAAACTTGAGAGACTTGAAGATCAAGTTTAGATTTTCAAGGGATTGCCCAAAAATACCCGACAACATGTCAAATGCAAGGAAAGATTTATTGATGAAGTGTTTTGCAAGGGATCCTATCGAAAGGTGGATCGTTGATATGCTGTTATGTCATCTTCTTCTCATTTCAAACTGCACTTCATCATTGCCATCTCAAACAAACTCTTTTCAACATGCACAATGTGATGGTTATTTTCCTTCCATTAAACAAATTTTGGCAACGTGCCTagctattaattaattattttactgTAATAGTTCAAACATTGTATTCTGCTAgctataatattatttttttaattcagctaaaataatattatagttcaataatttatcaatttttatcACAAATTGAAACTTGGTAAAAGGTGTTagaatattataaaaaattcattcaatttttatattaatttatcaatttcATTATATATAGTTTAGTAAGACATATAACATCTCTATAACTTGTTTGCGAAATTTAAACACTCCACTACGgatatagaaaataataatttttaaaataattaaataaaaaatataaattttcatagttttaatatttatatatataagttaaaaactaataaaaagaaaatacttgctctaatacttttttttaaccatattcctttttacctttttgtatttttctcaCACTTTGGACTTCTATCTCATCCCTTTTCACTTCCAACATGCATCatagattttttttgtcataaattaataattaatcacttaaatgtTCGAATTGTGGTTATCCGCATAAGacctttaataattattatccAATTAATTGACTTCATAtttaccaaaaaattaattgaacttACACTTTGGaagcaaataattttttcattcCATATAGTATGCTCTCATATCAcatcttttgcttttctttttcttattattactTTTGAGAATAATGAAAtgtttctaaaataaaaattatgaaaattttgaatcaaagacgaaatttaatttaattttgtcaaattgtaaaagaaaataacttcAAAGTTTGCAGAAAACAGTTTGTTAGTCCTTTCCTTCTTTCCTTTGGTTGGTTTTCTTTGGTTATTGCTTATTTGAGtttttttcaatcatatacTATCACCAACAACCATGGATTATGCTTGCAGTAAAAGGAGCATCAAGGAATATTTTAGCTATGGAGTATATCAAACTTATGACTCTTGGCAATGGTTCATTTGGAGTTGTTCACTTGGTGAAACCAATAAAGCCTGTTCTTGTTCAAAGTTTTGTTGTGAAATCTTGTCTTTACCACAATTCCTTTTCACTTCAAAGGGAATTACAAATCCTTGAAGGATTTATTTTCTGTCGAAATATTGTTTAACACATTTTAATACTATGATCTCAAGCCAGAAAACATCCTACTTTATCCTTATGATCAAAATTGTTCTattaatagtctaaaaattattgattttggCTTGGCTAAGTAACTTGGAGAAAGAGTAGATAGGCCAGTTGGGATGCTAATCTTTTCAGGCACACCAGTTTACATGCCACTAGAATCTATTGATGATGGGAAAATCAATGCTTCGTTTGTTAATTACCCACGTAATGTTAGTTTCCCATATTCAGTTATGGTCCGCAAATCACCCATTCTCCACTAACCTTCTGTTAACCACTTTGACATGCCCACTTTCTTTGTTGGATTATACCTTTGATGGGaagacaatatatatatatatacaagaaaACTGAGTATGGGCCCATAAGCTCAACATTTTTCTAAATACACACCATCTAAGTGAGATTGCTAGAGTTTAGAAGTACCCTTACATATAGAAGCTTATTCTTGTGACATCAATCGCTGGAGGTTAGTATCCAATTTCACATTTCgattttttttgtatgttaattttgttaaagTGCATATGTATAGGCATCTATGATGTCTTatagttggtatcagagcaattTCAACCTCTGTCTTGATGTGTTTGAGTTTCTATATTTATTTGCAAAAATATTAGAAAGTTTTGTTTTATAAACTTGAAATTGTTTagtcaaatttttaataaaaatgatgttgGAAAGCTAAAGGAAATTCAATTCAAAGCAAAATGGCTTTTGAAACGTCAAAAATGGAGTCCCAAAAATCGATATATAATTAGATTTATGAAACTGGTTTAATTTTAGGTTGAACAGATCCGTTTGAAGGTAGAAGatgatgaataaaaaaaaaaactgaactatttcttttcttctgacaagttttgggcatgaacatgttttttttcttttaatacatGAGcctgcttcttttcttttaatgagTTTAGACATGGGCTTCCTTATCCATATATTGGTGAAAATTTAGACCATAAGTGATTCAACGAATTCTAACAAAGTCCAGCAATTATTCTTTTGGGACATACATATGTTCCTTAACccaaaacataaaaagtcaataacaaaaatctgtcatttcaaaacagaaattttttttgcaatttttggtgtttgattttattcataaattaataaatatttttttattgtctcTTTATTATATGTAGATACATGCATgttatttaactattttatGCATAAAATTGGATGTCATGTGATcaatagaattttaatttattaaagatTAGCTACAGCATCTTTGATCATgctaaattatatattaagtaTCCTTGGATCATATGTAGAAAAATGACATCAATGGTGATTAATCATATTCaaatatgataaatttatcccacaagattttttaattatatttgtataattaattaggatgaaataacaaattatttttcttaatttacccacaagaattaagaaaaggaatataatttgataatttccTCATGAAGTTTGTatataaatctttaaaataaaacttgaCCCATAGGcagtttttatttgttatttggtTCATATTTTTAAGTATGACTTACATGTTTTACATTGGTAAAATATGacatatattttttacctCAATTTTTGTGATATAAGCATGTACATTTGTTGTAATGTAGTTATACAACTTGTGAATTTTTCTCATATCAAATGTGATATTCCTAATTTAAAttgtgataattataaaatatggaAGGAGGGGATTCTTTTCCAATTAGAGTGGATGGATATTGATTACGCTATTCGGAAGGATGAACCACCTACACCTACTGATACTAGCACTCAGGCTAAAATTGCTCTTTATGAACAATGAAAGGGATCAATCGTCTTAGCATGATGCCAAGGAACTGCTAAAGGCTATTGATGAACAATTTGAGTCTTCAGATGAGGCCCTAGCCACCATTctaatgacaaaattatcatCAATGAAGCTTACCAGTGTTAGAGGTGTGCGTGAGCACATCATGCAAATGAGGGACAATATGATTCAGCTCAAATCTCTTGAGGTTGAGATGTCTAAATCTTTCCTTGTGCACTTCATTCTAAATTCTCTTTCACATCAATACATAACTTTCAAAATCTCATATAACACACACAAGGATAAATGGTCAATTAATGAACTTTTGACCATGTGTGTTCAAGAGGAAAGTAGGCTAATTGTGGAATAAGGCAAAAGTGCAAATATGGCAACACAAGGTGTTGGTGGGAAGGGGGGGTTTTATATGATATTCAAGAATAGGCAAAATTGGCTTCAAGGTGAACCTTTCAAATAGACGTCtatctttaagacttatttcgCCCCCACCACTCGATATGCAAAGGGGAGTAATGCGAATAGTCTCAAAGATACAATGAAGTCAACGTCTAACTTTCGTATTGCACTTACGAAGTAGACCGCTAGATACACCCAAGGGTTTGCAAAGTTGTTTGGCCTTAGAACTGACTTTCTGCAGCAAGTAGATAATAAGGAATTCAGAATATCTTGAAGATGGTGGGaacttttgtgtttctttttgtATTATCTGGTGTGTCTAAAATGGTTGGCACCAAGCCCTTTATATAGGCTTTAAAGTGTCTCTTCTTCAAAGACACAACCCTTTCATAAAAACACCTATTTGTCTAGAAAGCATCTTTATGATATTTGCCAACACAACTTTTAGATATAGTTATTGTTTCAATAGTCATTTTATGAATAGATAACTATTCATCTCACAAATTATAACATTTGAGTTATATCTTGGAACAATAACTATTCACTTTAACTTTTGAGCAACGGTGTCTTTTCAATCATGTCTCCTAACTTTTggatatgatttttcaagacaCATAACCATTCACATGAAAACATGACTATATCTAATAGACACATTATGTCACTTTTCGTAACATAacttttgagctaatgataGCTTTTCCATCATGTGAAACAacctttaattttgaaaatacatcAACAATCCCTcaccatttttcaaaattccaaATACCAACAACTTTGGGAAACTTGTGTATAAATGAAGGTATCCCGCATATTTGAACCTTCACTTAGTGAGTGTGGTTGGTTCTAGTCTGAATTGAGTGGTTGACCAAGCATTGAACCATCGATTCTTCATTGACTAGTCGGGCCACTAAACACACACAAGCCTCCTTGCTCACATTGTATCTAGTTTTGCCAACACGTTTATGGCCATGTATTTTGCATCCATTTATGAGTGCTGTCAGAGTCAAGCCTTTACCTCCTAGAAGTGGCCGCACTTCCACTCATATAGGTAGCCCCCATCGGAAGTACCCTGtaattataatatttcaaCATATACATGTTATGGGTCTATTAAGAACTTTCCATTCAGCCTTACCTTACACATTATGGGAACCAAGCACTATACACCttgggatgaaaaatataatttagtGCTTGCAATCACCATGTGGTAAAATGGTCAGTACCCAAGACTTGCAGGTCAGACACAAGCGTTGAGGTGAGCTCCCACCATTGGCGATTTAATTAATAGGCTTGAGACCCATCCCTCTTGAGGTCTTTATAACCAGGTCCTTTTTTAGACCTTTAGTAAACGGATTCGCTAAATTTTCACCAGACTTCATATAACTTATAGTGACTATACCGTCACTAATCCTTTGCCTAACAATGCTATGTCAAAGTCAAATATATTGACTCTTTCCATTGTAAGCTTGATTATATGCCTTTGATACAGTTGCTTCATTGTCGCAATGTATCAAGATTGGTGCCATTAGCTTAGGCCACAGTGGAATTTCATAAAGTAAATCTCTCAACCATTTCGCTTCTTGAGTGGTAGATGCTAAGACTATAAATTCAGCTGCCATGGTGGAGTCCACTTGACAAGATTGTTTCTTAGAACCCCAAGAAATAGCACCCCCACCAAGTGTGAAAATCCATCCAGTCGTGGATGTGTAATCCGATCTATTTCAGTTCTAACTTGCATCTGTATACCCTTTTAAAATCGAAGGAAAACCTGAATAGCAGATGCCATAATTCTTTGTACTCTTTAAGTACCTTAGAACTCTATGAACAACATACCAATGTTGTTTACTCGGATTACTTGTAAACCGACTTAACATCCCAACCGCAAATGCAATATCCGACCTTGTACAGACCATTGCATACATGAGGCATCCAATCACCCTTGCATATTCATTTTGTGCTATTGGCTTATCTTCATTGACTACTAGCCTTAGATTAGAATCATAAGGCGTAGTCATGGGCATACAATCTAACTTTCCATACTTCATTACAATCTTTTCGATGTAATGAAATTGAGACAATGTTAAGCCATTATTGTCTCTCATTATTCTTATACCAAGAATAACATCCGTCATGCCCATatctttcatgtcaaaattCTTTGACAAGAACCTTTTTGTGTCTTCCACTTGTTCCAAATTGGTACCGAATATTaacatgtcatccacatataagCAAATGATGACACCTCTATCGTTATGGAACTTACTATAGACACACTTGTCAGATTGATTAATCTTGTAGCCATTAGCTAGCACAACCTCATCAAACTTTTGATGCCATTGTTtaggagcttgttttaatccatacaaGGACTTTACAAGCTTACacacttttctttcttgaccAGGATAGACAAACCCTTCGGGTTGTTCCATATACACCTCTTTATCTAATTCACCATTTAGGAATGCTGTcttaacatccatttggtgAATTACCATCTTATATATAGATGCAAGTGCTATAAGCACTCTAATTGTAGCTATTCTTGCTACCGGTGCATATGTATTAAAATAATCAACACTTACATTTTGTTTTAAGCCTTTTGCCACTAGTCTTGCTTTAAACTTTTCCACAGTTCCAtcaactttcattttctttttgaaaatccaCTTACAGCCTATTAGCTTGGAACTTGGTGGAAGGTCTACCAATTTCCATGTCTTGTTTCCCATTATTGAGTCCATCTCATCTTGTATTGCTTCTCTCCAAAAGAAACGTCTCAAGACTTCATTGTCTCCTCATAAGTTTCAAGATCACCTTCACCTTTTACATTAAAGCAGTAAGGTAGGTATTCACATGTTTACTCTCTTGTACCTTCCATTAAGTACATGAGGAAATTGGATCCATATGTCTTTGCTGTTCTAATTCTTTTACTCCTCTAGAGCTCGATAGGTTTCTCGTCATTTTCTGAAAAACTATcactttttgttatttgttcCTTGGGTCTTGGAATTGGGTTAAACCTTGTTTCATCAAAGATAGCGTCCTTTGATTCTATGACCGTATTAACGGAATATAAATCATTAGGCTCTATCACCATGAAACGATATGCTTTACTATGTTCAGCATATCCTATAAATATGCattcaattcctttttcacccaatttccttttctttggctCCGGAACCCTTACTATAGCTCGACATCCCCAAACtcttaaataactaaaatttgGCTTTCATCCTTTCCATAGTTCATAAGGAGTAGTTTTACTCCTTTTATTTGGGATTCTATTTAGTATATGGGAAGCCGTTAGTAAAGCTTCGCCCCAAAATCCTTTTCCCAAACTCGAGTTAGAAAGCAAAGCATTGACCATTTCCATAAGAGCTCAATTTTTACGTTTCGCTACACCATTTTGTTCCGATGTGTATGGAGCGGTAGTCTCATGAATAATTCCAATGGACTCAAAGTACTTGGGATCATAATATTCACCTTCTCTATCACTTCGTAAACatttaataaacaattcacAACATAATTCAACTTCtcttttataaattctaaatttctcTAATGCTTCATTTTTGGCATGCAATAAGTAAACATAGCAATATCTAGAGAAGTCATCAATAAATGTTACGAAGTATATCTTTCCATCGATAGAAGGAGTACTATGCATGCCACAAACATCAGAATATATTAATTCAAGTAATTTAGTGCTTTTTTCTACCTTAGGAAATGAGTTATAGTGATTTTAGTGACCATGCATGTCTTGCACATATCATTACTTTCATCAATGTTGGGTATTAATTCTATTTTAGCCATATCATGCATTCTTCTATAATGAACATGACCTAATCTATTATGCCATAGATTAGTTAGGATTGCTTTACTATCATGAACATGAAACGATGCATCAATATAAGCAGAACTAGTAATACTTTTATTGACATTAAGCttgaacatgttttcacaATAATATCCGCTTCCCACATATTGTCCACCTTTTGTAAAGATGAACTTATCTGCTTCAAATATTAATTCGAAGCCAAACTTATTCAACAAGCCACCTGACACAAGGTTCTTTCTTACTTCCGGTACATAGAAGACATTGTTTAGTACAAGTGTCTTTCCAAAAGTAAACACAAGTTCCACGGTGCCTTTTCCTTTCACTTGTGTAGTGGAGGAATTTTCCATGTATAACACGTTTCCATCATCAACTTCTTCTAAAGTTTTAAAGAAACTTTTGTCGTTGCATACATGATTAGTTGCACCAGTGTTAATCTACCATGCTCCATAATCTTGGAGAAGATTGACTTCGAAAATCATAGCCTCAAACTTGTGATTGTTCACGCCTTGTATCTTGCTTTTCAAAAGTCTACATTCCACCTTAAAGTGACCAACTTTGTTACAATAAAGACATAGCCCTTTTCTGTTACTTTTGAACTTATGACTTTTGTCATTCATACCCGCTGAATGTCTTCTTTTGACTAGCTTGTTTAATGGTTTGTGTTCCATCACATGGATCTTTAAAGTCTCAAGATTCTTCTCATtagaatctttttctttttcatcatgtTTGACTTCTTCTTGCTTCCGATAATCTTCTTTTATTCGAAGATGATTACCAAGGTCCTCGAGAGACATATccttctttttatatttaaggAATTTCTTTGTATCTCTCCATGAAGGGGGAAGCTTATCAATTACTGAAGAAACCACAATAGCTTCATCCATTTTAAGACCACATCGCTTAAAGCTATTGAGAATGCATTCAAGCTCATGCAATTGTTCCATGTTCATATCAAGatcatatatgaatataacaaAATCCTTCTTTCCAATCAATATACGTTTTCCATGCAATACAATCTCATGCATATTCATATCAAGTAAGGAAAGAATACTTATCTTATGATCTGATGCAGAACCATTTTGCCACAAATGAATCTTGTCCATGGATTCTTCACCATCTTCTTCACTTGGTCGTGGTGTATCTAGAACATATGCGACCTTGAGTGTTGTGAGGAGGAAGcccttctttttctaccaTCAAATGAAGTCTCCTCCATCAAAGCAATCTAACTTGACAATGTTGGTAGCCATCTCCTTGA is drawn from Theobroma cacao cultivar B97-61/B2 chromosome 4, Criollo_cocoa_genome_V2, whole genome shotgun sequence and contains these coding sequences:
- the LOC18601799 gene encoding protein kinase byr2, with amino-acid sequence MDFVEVKGVARNGLTMEWIKLKTIGKDSFSLRKEQHILKEFVGCRNIVPCFGDMLSTDQEGALRMLVEGIQDIHERDYVHCDLMPKNILVYSSDYHISISSKSQHGSLSNLKIANFGLAKQLGERDMPDQVEPWMPNFPSITLYMPSEYVKERKISASIDIWSLRCIILEMIIGKLPWGYQNLRDLKIKFRFSRDCPKIPDNMSNARKDLLMKCFARDPIERWIVDMLLCHLLLISNCTSSLPSQTNSFQHAQCDGYFPSIKQILATCLAIN